A part of Vulpes lagopus strain Blue_001 chromosome 4, ASM1834538v1, whole genome shotgun sequence genomic DNA contains:
- the LOC121489174 gene encoding olfactory receptor 9A4-like: MLGNQSSATEFYLLGFPGSKELHHLLFATFFFFYSVTLMGNMVIILIVCADKRLQSPMYFFLGHLSALEILVTSVIVPVMLWGLLLPGMQTISLAACVTQLFLYLSLGTTEFALLGAMAVDRYVAVCNPLRYNVIMNGHTCIWVVIVSWVFGFLFEIWPVYATFQLTFCKSNVVNNFFCDRGQLLKLSCNNTLFTEFILFLMAVFVLFGSLIPTIISYTYIISTILKIPSASGRRKAFSTCASHFTFVVIGYGTCLFLYVKPKQTQAADYNRVASLLVSVVTPFLNPLIFTLRNDKFMEAFRDVVKRCCQLLRD, from the coding sequence ATGTTGGGGAATCAGTCTAGTGCCACTGAATTTTATCTCCTTGGCTTCCCTGGCTCCAAGGAACTACACCATCTTCTCTTTgctaccttcttcttcttctactcaGTGACATTAATGGGAAACATGGTCATCATCTTGATTGTGTGTGCTGATAAACGTCTGCAGTCccccatgtatttcttccttgGTCACCTCTCTGCCTTGGAGATCTTGGTTACATCTGTTATTGTGCCCGTGATGCTTTGGGGGTTGCTGCTCCCTGGGATGCAGACGATATCTCTGGCTGCATGTGTCACCCAGCTCTTCCTGTACCTTTCTCTGGGGACCACCGAGTTTGCATTACTGGGAGCGATGGCTGTGGACCGTTACGTGGCTGTCTGTAACCCTTTGAGGTACAATGTCATTATGAACGGTCACACCTGTATCTGGGTGGTCATTGTGTCATGggtgtttgggtttctttttgaAATCTGGCCAGTGTATGCCACATTTCAGCTTACGTTCTGCAAATCCAATGTGgtgaacaattttttttgtgACCGAGGGCAATTGCTCAAACTATCCTGCAATAATACTCTTTTCACGGAGTTTATCCTCTTCTTAATggctgtttttgttctttttggttcTCTGATCCCTACAATCATCTCCTACACCTACATCATCTCTACCATCCTCAAGATCCCCTCAGCCTCTGGGCGGAGGAAAGCCTTTTCTACGTGTGCGTCTCACTTCACCTTTGTCGTGATTGGGTATGGCACCTGCTTGTTCCTCTATGTGAAACCCAAGCAAACCCAGGCAGCTGATTACAACAGAGTAGCATCACTGCTGGTTTCAGTGGTGACCCCTTTTCTGAATCCACTTATCTTTACCCTCCGGAATGACAAATTCATGGAGGCCTTTCGAGATGTTGTGAAACGCTGCTGTCAACTTCTCCGGGATTAG
- the LOC121489175 gene encoding LOW QUALITY PROTEIN: olfactory receptor 9A4-like (The sequence of the model RefSeq protein was modified relative to this genomic sequence to represent the inferred CDS: inserted 1 base in 1 codon), which translates to MLGNQSSATEFYLLGFPGSKELHHLLFATFFFFYSVTLMGNMVIILIVCADKRLQSPMYFFLGHLSALEILVTSVIVPVMLWGLLLPGMQTISLAACVTQLFLYLSLGTTEFALLGAMAVDRYVAVCNPLRYNVIMNGHTCIWVVIVSWVFGFLFEIWPVYATFQLTFCKSNVVNNFFCDRGQLLKLSCNNTLFIEFILFLMAVFVLFGSLIPIIISYTCIISTILKIPSASGRRKAFSTCASHFTCVVIGYGSCLXLYVKPKQTQVADYNRVVSLMVSVVTPFLNSFVFTLRNDKVIEALWDGMKRCCQLFNN; encoded by the exons ATGTTGGGGAATCAGTCTAGTGCCACTGAATTTTATCTCCTTGGCTTCCCTGGCTCCAAGGAACTACACCATCTTCTCTTTgctaccttcttcttcttctactcaGTGACATTAATGGGAAACATGGTCATCATCTTGATTGTGTGTGCTGATAAACGTCTGCAGTCccccatgtatttcttccttgGTCACCTCTCTGCCTTGGAGATCTTGGTTACATCTGTTATTGTGCCCGTGATGCTTTGGGGGTTGCTGCTCCCTGGGATGCAGACGATATCTCTGGCTGCATGTGTCACCCAGCTCTTCCTGTACCTTTCTCTGGGGACCACCGAGTTTGCATTACTGGGAGCGATGGCTGTGGACCGTTACGTGGCTGTCTGTAACCCTTTGAGGTACAATGTCATTATGAACGGTCACACCTGTATCTGGGTGGTCATTGTGTCATGggtgtttgggtttctttttgaAATCTGGCCAGTGTATGCCACATTTCAGCTTACGTTCTGCAAATCCAATGTGGTGAACAATTTCTTCTGTGACCGAGGACAATTGCTCAAACTATCTTGCAACAATACTCTTTTCATAGAGTTTATTCTATTCCTAATGgctgtctttgttctttttggttCTCTGATCCCTATAATCATCTCCTACACCTGCATCATCTCCACCATCCTCAAGATCCCCTCAGCCTCTGGGCGAAGGAAAGCCTTTTCTACGTGTGCGTCTCACTTCACTTGTGTTGTGATCGGCTATGGCAGTTGCT TCCTCTATGTGAAACCCAAGCAAACACAGGTGGCAGATTACAATAGAGTGGTTTCCTTGATGGTTTCAGTGGTTACTCCTTTCCTCAACTCTTTCGTCTTCACCCTTCGAAATGACAAAGTCATAGAAGCCCTATGGGATGGAATGAAAAGATGCTGTCAACTATTCAATAActaa